The sequence AGGCGAGAGTGTCCAACAAAGCCGATTCATTGGACGAGATAAATAGATTTTCGGAGTGTCTTAATAGAATCGAACTAGTGAGTTTGAGCCGACGCTCTCCAGCACTTTTCTAACTTTTTCAAAGCGAGTGTTTTGGCTTTTCCCATGTTGCCTATTTGCCACGCGAGCACGATATCAACGGTTCTTGCGTGGCCAATTTCCACTAAACTTCCGGCTTCTAACTCGGCGCTTATAAGCTGTTTAGGCAGGGTACCGATACCAAGGTTACGTTGAATTGCCGTTAACTTACTGCTCATTGAACTGACCGTACTGGTTTTCTGATTCAATAAAATATTTTTAGTGGTCTTAGGCGCTGATTTGGCAGTATCTGCGACTGCGATGATCGTGTGTCCCCGACGAGTTGATTCACTGAGCGGATTCGGCTCGCTTAAAATGGGAGCATTTTTCGCGGCGACCCAGATCATCTCTACGCTGCCGATGGTTTTAATGTTCACGGTATTCGGTAGCTCGATATTGGGCATCGATGAGATGAGAATATCTGCTTTTCCTGAGATTAACGCTTCCCAGCCTCCCGACAAAATATCCTCTTGGACATACAGTTGCGTGCTGCATTCCGTTGCCATATCTGCGATTAATGACAACGCAATGTCTTGTCCGATAATGCCGTCATAGGAAACAAACAGTTCGCTTTCCCAACCGCTGGAGAAACGTTGTACTTGGTTTATGAGTTCATCTGATCCCGCGAGCAACTGGCGACCATTTTCCACCAACATTTGTCCTACTTGAGTAAATACGGCTCTGTGTCCTGAACGATCTAAAATCAAGATACCGAGATCCTCTTCCAACTTTTGAATCTGATAACTCAATGCAGAAACGGATCGATTGAGATGCGCAGAGGCTGCGGAAAACGTTCCTTCACGCTGTAGAACATCCAGTATTTGTAAGGTATCGAGCGGCAGTGTTTTCTTCAGAGTCTTCATAAAATCAATAAAAATTAGGCAAGTGTTCCAGTGAGCTTAAGGTAATGGTAACAGTAATAGGGCTTTTTAATCTTCGGTTTTAGCCAGTAATTTGTATGCGAGTATGTCTACTAAAATTTCAAACAAGTTGTTCTATTTTTCTCGTTATCATCTTAATGCCAAGTCGAATAACCTACGTGTAAATTTTTAAGAAGGCTTAGTATATGAACACCAGATGGAACGACACATTGACTTTTCTCGCTCGTATTTTATTAGCTTACTTGTTTATTCAAGCGGGGTGGGGAAAGTTATTTAGCTATGAAGGAACGGCGGGATACATGGCGTCTCAAGGCGTCAGCGCTCATTTTTTACCTTTAGTTATCCTACTTGAACTTGGTGGCGGGCTTGCGATTCTAGCTGGGTTTATGACTCGCTTTACTGCGCTATCGATTGCATTTTTCTCTTTGGTTTCTGGTGTCATGTTTCACTTCGACCCAAGTTCATCGGGTCAAATGATTAACTTCTACAAAAACTTCTCTGTTGCTGGTGGGTATCTGGCTTTAGCGGCTCTAGGGGCAGGATCGTTTAGTGTTGATTACTGGTTGTCTAACAAGCTGAAGCAAGACACAAAATGGACGCGCTTAATGGTTCTTGTACGTTAGTGCTCTTTGTCTAATCACACGTTATTCGTTAGTGTGGTTGGCGCAACTTATGAATAAAAAAACCGAAGCTATCTGGCTTCGGTTTTTTTGTTCCTGTCTAAGAATTTCAAGTACAGAGAGTTAGCGAGTTAAGCTTGTAGCATCTCGTCACTGAATAGTTCTGCACAACCAATGCCATTAATGGCGCAGCTTTCATCGATGTCTGAGATGTCACCGCTCACGCCGATAGCACCCAGTACGGTTTTATCCTTGTCTCGAATCAGTAGTCCCCCTGGAACAGGTACCATGTTTCCGTGTGCGAGCACGTTTACGGCGGAGATGAATGCTGGTCGGTTGTCAGCATCTTGGGCGAGTTTTCTAGAGGAACAACCCAGTGCGAGTGCCCCCCACGCTTTAGCAATCGCGATGTCTGGTCGCATCATGCTAGAGCCATCTTGACGTTGCAGAGAAATCAGCTTGCCACCGCTGTCTAAGACGGCGACCGTCAAAGGTTCTGTGTGGATCTTGTTTCCTGCTTTTAAGGTTCCATCGATGATGGTTAACGCTTGTTGTAGAGTCAAACTTCCCATGTTATCTCCTAGTTTTTCAAGGGGCATACGTACCAAGCTTAGCCAGCCAATCATTACTCTTGTTTGTGAATATCATTGACTGATTCAGATCGGTACAAGAGTCCTAACTGGACTCTTGTAATAGCCCATAGCTGGGTAAAGTTAGGAAGGCAGCGAACTTTTCGGCTGTAGAAAGTTGATAGAAAAGATCAGCTGTCTCTTCAAATCGACCTGCTGTATAGCGCGAGTCACCGACTTCATGTTTTATTGTGTCTAACTCTTGGTAAAGCCAAGAGTGGAACAGTTGTTTGGTAAAGGTTTGGCCGTCATCAAGCGTGACGCCGTGGTGGATCCATTGCCAGATGTTGGCTCTTGAGATCTCTGCGGTGGCGGCATCTTCCATAAGGCCGTAGATAGGTACACAACCGTAGCCTTGAATCCAAGCCTCGATGTAATAAAGCGCAATACGGATATTCTTGCGCACACCGGCTTCGTCGCGGCTGCCTTCACAAGGTTTTAGCAACGAGTCGGCATTGATTACATGCTCCGGGCTTTGAAAATCCATTTGGTTTACTTTGCCATCTAAGTGCTTATCAAAGATCGACATTGCCAAATCAACCAGTGCAGGGTGCGCGACCCATGTGCCATCGTGTCCGTTCTGAGATTCTCTTTGCTTATCTTCGATTACCTTGGCGGTTACACGTGCCATTTCTTGCGGATCTTTCGCTGGAATAAAAGCCGACATACCACCCATCGCCAGTGCACCGCGAGCATGACAAGTACGCACTAACAACTGGCTGTAGGCATTTAGGAACTCTTGATCCATACCGATCCCGTGGCGGTCAGGCAGGATGCGGTCTTTATGGTTTTTCAGCGTTTTGATGTAGCTGAAGATGTAATCCCAACGGCCACAGTTCATTGCCACGATATGATCACGCATTGCGTACAAGATCTCTTCCATTTGGAATACTGCTGGAAGTGTCTCAATCAAAACCGTCGCACGAATGGTGCCTTTGGGCACGTGGAAATAGTTTTCGGTGAAGCTGAAAATATCGTCCCACCACTGTGCTTCTTCCATACTCTCAAGTTTGGGAATGTAGTAGTAAACCCCTAAACCTTGTTGTGCTCGTGATTGATAGTTGTGGAAAAAGTACAAGGCGAAGTCCATCAAGCAACCGCCGATAGGCTGATTGTTGAATTGGATGGATTGCTCAGGAAGGTGGATCCCTCGTGGGCGTGCGATCAGCAGTGCAGGATCGTCGTTTAATTGGTAACGCTTCTGCTTCTTCTCATCGAAATAACTAATGGTGCCAAGGTTGGCATCTCTTAGGTTGATTTGCCCTTCGACCATGTTGGCCCAAGTAGGAGAAGACGCATCTTCAAAGCAGCACATGAAGACTTTCGCGCCTGAGTTTAGCGCGTTGATCACCATCTTTCTTTCGATAGGCCCGGTGATCTCTACTCGGCGATCCAGCAATTCTGGTGGCGGTGTCGCCACTTTCCACTCTTTATTCTGGCGAATGGAAATGGTGTCTTTTCTAAAATTGGGTAACTCACCCTCGTCATATTGAGCTTGTTTTACGTCGCGGCCACTTAGCAGGGTATGACGGCGATCTCCAAACTTATTGACGAGAGCTTCTAAGAATTTTAATGCATCTTTAGACAAGATCTCTTTGTACTCGGAGTTGTCCATCTTCCCAAGTACCTGCATACATTGTACTTCTTCTCTCTCTTTTACGTCATTCATCATTCTTGTCTCCTTTAAACAATACGATGTCACTTTGTATACAAAGTGCTCTTTTTAAGGGTATTTATATTGTAGAAATTGTAAACAAGCAAACGGTATTTAACATTTATTTATCATTTGATCTTTTTGTAATTTATTTTTACGTAAAGATATTTTATGTAAAGCAATGAATTGTAAGCTTTTCGGGGTAAGTGCGTACTTAATGTGATGGGTTGGTGTAACAAAATTGTTTCATTTTGGGGTTGATAAATAGCGAGGATGGTTCATAGTACACAAAAGTTAGTTTAATTGTATACAATCTGAACTGGAGGTTCGAATGGCAATTATGAAAGCGATTGAAGCAGCGGTAGAAGTGCTTAAACGTGAAGGTGTAGACATCGCATTTGGTGTTCCCGGCGCAGCAATAAACCCTATGTATGCGGCTATGAAAAAGCTCGGAGGAATCGACCACGTCTTAGCTCGCCACGTAGAGGGAGCATCCCATATGGCTGAAGGGTACACGCGTACTAATCAAGGCAATATAGGTGTGTGTATTGGTACTTCTGGCCCTGCCGGAACGGACATGATCACGGGTCTTTATTCTGCGTCTGCTGATTCGATTCCAATTCTATGCATCACAGGCCAAGCGCCCCGTGCTCGTCTTCATAAAGAAGATTTCCAAGCGGTCGACATTGAATCTATCGCTAAACCAGTCACTAAATGGGCAACCACGGTGCTGGAACCTGCACAAGTGCCACGCGCATTCCAAAAAGCCTTTCATTTGATGCGTTCGGGTCGCCCGGGGCCAATCCTGATAGATCTACCGATTGATGTTCAGCTGGCTGAGATTGAGTTTGATATCGATACCTATGAACCGCTAGAACCTTACAAACCGCAAGCAACTCGCGCGCAGGTTGAGAAAGCATTAACTATGATGTCTCAATCTGAAAAACCGCTGATTGTATCGGGCGGTGGCGTGATTAACGCTGGCGCATCTGAATTGCTCCAGCAGTTTGCAGAAATCACCGGTGTGCCAGTAATCCCAACCTTGATGGGCTGGGGCTCTATCCCAGATGACCATGACTTAATGGCGGGTATGGTGGGGCTACAAACTTCTCACCGTTACGGTAACGAAACCATGCTCAACTCTGACTTCGTGTTTGGTGTCGGTAACCGCTGGGCCAACCGTCATACCGGGTCCGTGGATGTTTACACCGAAGGTCGCAAGTTCGTACATGTGGACATTGAACCAACTCAAATCGGCCGTGTGTTCTGTCCGGATTTGGGCATAGTCTCTGATGCGAAAGCAGCATTAGAGCTAATGGTTGAAGTGGCGCAAGAGTGGCGTGATGCTGGCAAGCTGCCAAACCGAAATGCTTGGGCAAGTGAGTGTCAGGAACGCAAGTCGACCATGCTGCGTAAAACCAATTTCGATGAAGCGCCAATGAAACCGATGCGTGTTTATGAAGAGATGAACAAGGCATTTGGTCGTGACACTTGTTATGTGAGTACGATTGGTTTGTCGCAAATTGCTGCCGCTCAGTTCCTGCATGTTTATAAGCCTCGTAACTGGATTAACTGTGGTCAAGCTGGCCCGCTAGGTTGGACAACACCAGCCGCATTAGGCGTACGAGCTGCTGATCCAAATCGCGATATCGTCGCTATCTCTGGTGATTATGATTTCCAATTCATGATCGAAGAACTGGCGGTAGGTGCTCAGTTCAACCTGCCATACATCCATGTACTGGTGAACAACTCTTACCTAGGTTTGATTCGCCAAGCGCAGCGCCAATTTGATATCGATTATTGTGTACAACTGGCGTTTGATAACCAGAACGCACCAGAGCTTGAAGGCTACGGGGTAGACCATGTCGCAGTTGTTGAAGGCCTAGGTTGTAAGGCGATTCGAGTTCGTGAACCAGAGCAAATTGCAGCAGCGTTTGAGCAAGCAAAAGAGCTGATGAACAAGCATAAAGTCCCGGTTGTTGTTGAGCTGATTCTTGAGCGAGTAACCAACATAGCGATGGGCGTTGAGATTAATGCGATCAACGAATTTGAACCGCTTGCGGAAAGCCGCGGTGATGCTCCAACGGCGCTGGCGTACAAGTAATCATTAAGTAATGTGTATCCGTAGAGCTGAGGTTTAGCCCTACGGAAAGCCTCCGATAGAGCGAGGCTTTACTACAAACAACCAGATTTTTACAGATAAAGCATAAGGACAGAGTCATGGCAAAATTTGCAGCAAACTTGTCAATGTTATTCACGGAAGTTGATTTTATGGACCGCTTTGAAGCTGCCGCAGAAGCGGGCTTTCAAGGTGTGGAATATCTTTTCCCTTACGCCTTTGATGCTGAAGCAATCAAAGCAAAGCTCGACGCTAATAACCTAGAGCAAGTGCTATTCAACCTGCCCGCGGGTGATTGGGACGCTGGCGACCGTGGTATCGCGGTCGACCCTGCACGAGTTGAAGAGTTTCAAGCGGGCGTACCTAAAGCCATCGCTTACGCAAAAGCACTCGGCTGTACTCAAGTGAATTGCTTGGCCGGGATTGTTCCGCAAGGTGTGACCCAACAAGACGCGCAATCAGCGTTTGTGATTAACCTGCATTACGCGGCAAACGCGCTAGCAGCAGAAGGCATCAGCTTAGTGATAGAAGCGATCAATACCCGCGATATTCCGGGCTTCTTCTTGAACACCACTGAGCAAGCCAAAGCGATCATTAAGGAGGTTGGGAGCGATAACCTTTCTATCCAATACGATATTTATCACATGCAAATTATGGAAGGCGATCTTACGCCGACCATGCAACAGAACATTGGTCAGATCGCACACGTGCAACTGGCGGATAATCCAGGCCGACACGAACCGGGTACCGGAGAAATCAATTACCCATTCGTGCTCAATTATCTTGATGAGCTTGGCTATCAAGGCTGGGTTGGCTGCGAATACAAGCCAAAAACAACGACGACAGAAGGCCTTGGTTGGCTACACCAGTACCGTTAATTGCGTCTGGTAACCCTCAAACGTTAAGGAGAACAACATGTCTAAAATTGCATTTATCGGAACTGGCATCATGGGTAAACCTATGGCGAGTAACCTTCAGAAAGCAGGTCACGATTTGATTCTGTCGGATCATTTTAATGCAGCACCTGCCGATCTTGTGGCAGCAGGTGCAACGGTCTACCACTCACCAGCAGAAGCGGCAGAGGCGGCGGATGTCATTATCCTAATGGTGCCTAATACGCCTCAAGTGGAAGATGTCCTGTTTGGTGATAGCGGTGTCGAGCAAGGCCTAACGGCGGGTGGAGCGGCTGGAAAATTGGTTATCGATATGAGTTCAATCTCGCCAATCGCGACCAAAGCGATTGCCGCACGAATCAACGAAGGTGGTGCGTCATACCTAGATGCTCCAGTGTCAGGTGGCGAAGTCGGTGCTATCAATGCTGCGCTGACTATCATGGTTGGTGGTGAGCAAGACGCCTTTGATAAAGCACGTCCGCTATTTGAAACCATGGGTAAAAACATCACGCTGGTGGGTGATAACGGTGCTGGCCAAACGTGTAAGGTTGCGAACCAGATCATCGTTGCTCTGAATATCGAAGCGGTATCCGAAGCCTTAGTATTTGCCTCAAAAGCCGGTGCTGATCCAGCACGTGTACGTCAGGCACTATTGGGCGGCTTTGCCAACTCTAAGATCCTGGAAGTGCACGGCGAGCGTATGGTTGAAGGCACATTCGACCCTGGCTTTAGAATCTCACTACACCAGAAAGACCTTAACCTTGCGCTAACGGGCGCACAAGAGCTAGGGGTTGCACTGCCAAATACGGCTAATGCTCAAGAGTTGTTTGGCGAGTGTGCCGAAATGGGCGGTGAAGGCTGGGACCACTCTGCACTTATCCAAGCAATAGAGAAGCGTTCTGACCACTCGATTCGTTAACCTCGTTTTAATGATGAATACGGGCTGGCATCGTATGTAATGTCGAATAGTGAATCTACTTTACGCCTCGACAATACATCGATGAGTAAGCCCACCAGTTTCAAACAGTTTGTTTATAAATCGCGTAGTTTCGTCTCCTTTTATACGCGTTCCTGATACGAGGCAGAGGTTGAAGTTGTTCCTTTCCAACTTGATCTTAGCAGGCACCCTTTGGCCTTGTATCGGGGTTCTTTTTTTCTCCGTCAACTAAGGAGTGGCTGATGGACATTGATGCTAAGCAGTTTCTGCAAACCCTTTTCTCAAGTGCTGTTAATCAGGCGCTACCTAAAAATCACATCGAACCTTTTCTTCCTCAAGACATTTTTTATCGCTCTGCTAACCAAGCTGGGCGAACTGTGGTGATAGGAGCAGGAAAAGCAGCCGCATCAATGGCAGCTGAGCTTGAAGCGGTTTGGCAGGCAAAGAAACAACAAGACCTTGCGTTGCGTGACCTTGAAGGCCTGGTGGTGACTCGTTATGAGCACACCGCCCCTTGCGAACATATTGAGGTGATTGAAGCGGCGCACCCAGTTCCGGATGCGATGGGCTTAGAAGTAAGCCAACGTATGCTGCAATTGGTGAGTGACTTGAGCGCTGACGATACGGTTATTTGCCTATTGTCTGGCGGCGGCTCTGCTTTGTTAAGTCTGCCCGGTGGTGACATCAGCTTGGCAGAGAAGCAACAAATCAATAAAGCACTGCTTAAATCTGGCGCGGCTATTGATGAGATGAACTGTGTGCGTAAGCATTTATCGTCAATCAAAGGTGGGCGACTAGCAAAGGCCGCTTACCCAGCAAGAGTCGTCTCATTGGCGATTTCAGATGTGCCGGGTGATGACATCAGTGTGATTGCATCGGGCCCAACCGTACCAGACACCACCACCCGCTTTGATGCGATGGCAATACTGGAACGTTATCGAATTGAAACACCACCTTCGGCATTTGAATGGTTGAACAACCCAGAATCAGAAACCGTGAAACCAGATGACGCGTGTTGGAAAAACGCCGAGCACCATATTATCGCCACACCAATGTCGGCATTGGAATCCGCTGCTGCAGAAGCTGAAGGCTTGGGCATTCAGGCTTATGTGTTGAGTGATTGCATAGAGGGGGAAGCGCGAGATGTCGCGAAGGTTCACGCTGCGCTGGCTAAGCAAGTGGCCAATCATAAGCATCCATTTGAGGCGCCTTGCGTGATACTTTCTGGTGGCGAAACCACAGTAACCGTTAAAGGCAATGGTCGCGGTGGGCGTAACTGTGAGTTCTTGTTGAGCCTATATAACGAGCTCAAAGGTCAAGACAATATATTTGCATTGGCTGCCGATACCGACGGGATTGATGGTGTGGAAGACAATGCGGGCGCGTGGATTACACCTCAAACATGGCAACAAGGTTCGAGCCTGTCGCTTAAAGCGCAAGACTACCTCGATGCCAACAACAGTTACGATTTCTTCAAGCAAGTCGATGTGCTTCTTACCACGGGCCCGACGTTGACTAACGTGAATGACTTCAGAGCGATATTGATTCTTTAATTTGGACAGTTCAAACGCAGGGTATGGAATGGTCGCTTCTTAACAAATAGAGCGACCATTTTATTGTTATCAATGCTGTGACCTTGAGTTCTGAAATTATCTTCTGGACTAATGAAGCACGTTGATTACTATGATTTCAGTAACGAGCTGTAAAGGATGCAATATGTCTAGGATCAGACAAAAGAATCAAGATTTAATCATCGAAGTCGCGTGTGAACAATTCGCCACTCATGGTTATGCCGCAACAAAAATGGCCGATATCGCAAAAGCGGCCGACATTCCCAAACCTAACGTATTCTATTATTTCAGCTCTAAAGATAAGCTCTACAACGCTGTGCTTGAAACCGTCACTCAACCTTTACTAGAAGCGTCTCGTCCGATTGAAGAACTCAGCGATCCTGTTGAAGCCTTGTCTCAGTATATTCAAACCAAGCTGATCATTTCTCGCGACCATCCACACGCCTCTAAAGTGTTTGCCAATGAAGTGATGTCCGGCGCGAAAGTGTTACCAAAAGAGATCGGTGACGAGCTGTATAAACAATCCCAGATGATCCTCGATAAGTTCTCAACTTGGTCGGCGCAAGGCTTAATGGATGACGTCCCTGCACACCACCTGATGTTTACCATCTGGGCAGCCACCCAAACCTACGCCGATTTTGGCTGGCAGATTTGCAGTGTAATGCAGAAAAAGCAGCTCGATGATAAAGACTATGCCGATGCCGCTGAGTTCATTACTCAACTGGTGATTAAAGGCTGTGGTGTGAAAGGAAAGGCGGAGTAGTTTATTGCTCAGATTCATTAAAAAGGACATCACTCGATGTCCTTTTTTGTTTTTGGCGGCTGTTAATGAGACTTCCTTTCGAAGACGGCGGTACAGCCAGAGTTGTTTGGTGTCGAATCTGAATGCGTGTTATCAATCAGCATTGAAGTCCAGCCATAGCTGTCACCGATACGTTTAACGATGATAAGGCCAAGGCCGTGTTCCGTTTTGGCATCTTCGCTCAGGCCTGTTCCAGTATCAGAAACTGAAATGGTATTTGAGTTGATGGTTACCGTGATTTTACCTTGCGTGGTAAATCGGATCGCGTTTTCAATGTAGTTCTTCAGCACCATGTTCACCAGCGCTAACGGCATGTTGAGCTTGGTGTTTGGTTCAACATTCAGAACTAACTCCACGCCAGCCGCTAGCATGCCGCGGTACTTCGATATATCGATAGATTCTTGGTTAATCGCTGTAAGTGTTTTGTCCGTTGAAGAGTTCTCTTGTTTAACAATGCTCAGCAGCACTTCAACGGTTGCGCTCATGCCATTGGCTGCGCCCAGAATACGCTCACGTTGTTTGGTTTGAAATGCTAGGTCGTTAGGCTTCATTGCTTGAAGTTCCGCTGCGCCTGTGACAATCGAGATCGGTGTTTTTAATTCATGGCTCGCGTATTTGGCAAACATCATCTCTTGCTTGGCAAGCCTGTCTTTCATTTTTGAGTAGCTGTTGAGGTGCGAGGTGAGCATCTGCAGCTCATCAACCGTGCGCTCCGGCACTTTGAAGCTGTCTGACTCATGTTTACTGAGTTGAGTACTGAGATCGGAAATTGGCGCCATTAGCTGATCAAACACTCGTTTAAGGGTTGCTCGTAAAACGACGATCAAACTTAGCATCAATAGTGTTGAGATTATCATTAGTACACCCCAACTATCGTCCCATAAATCCATCTCAAAAGAGCTGATGGTGATGTAAGTCGGAATCGTTTGTCCTTGGTCTTCGAAAGTAAAGTAGTAAACGACGACTCCAGGGATAAGCATGTGCTCTTCAGAAAGTCTAACTTCAAAGTACTGGCGAGCTACCGTATCAATAGCCATTGGTGGCAGCTTTTTCAATTGGTCGGTAAAGTCGCCTTTACCATAATAAACCGTCACGTTGTCCGAGAGCTTTAAGCTGCCTTCAGGGGATAGTTGATGGTAGAACTCCTCAGCTACGCCTTTGAATGATTTGAGGTGGTTTTCGATTTGGGCTTCTTCCTGCCAAACCAAGCGAAGCGAGAACACGAAAAACACTACACATGAAGAAACCAAAGCGATGACCGAAAAGGTACGCATGGTACGGATTCTGACATCCTCGATTGAGTTTCCTAACTTAGTTCGAATCTTCATCTTTATTGAGACTCACTATCAGACAAGATTAATTGAAAACCGTGTTTTGGAATTGTTTTCAGCATTGGAAAGTCGAACGGTTTATCGAGCACGTTTCGTAGCAGGTAGATATGGCTGCGGAGTACGTCTTTATCTGGAATGTCCTCGCCCCACAGCATGTATATCAAGCTTTCACGAGACACGACGCCACCTTGAGCTTTCACCAATTCTCTCAGGATCTGAAACAAGATAGGTGTCAGGGTTAGGGGTTGCTTATCTCTTGAGGCTGTGTGGGTTTTCTCATCAATCGTTACCTTGCCATAGCTCAAGATCTTTTGAGCAACCAAGCCTTTATTGCGTTTGATAAGTGCTGATAGACGAGCCTCTAATTCTGGAAATTTAAACGGCTTAGTGACAAAGTCATCGGCTCCAGAATTAAAGCTACTCAATAGGTCCTCTTGGCCATTCAATGCAGTTAGCATCAAAATCGGTGTCGTTATGCCATTTTGACGTAATTTCGAAGCCACCTGCATTCCGTCAAGCTTGGGTAGCATGACATCTAGGATTATCGCATCGAAGTCGTTTTGCATTGCTAGATTGAGGCCTTGTTCGCCATCGGAAGCATAATCTGCAACGGCCTCTTTAACCTCTAAGAAGTCGGCAATAATGCCTTGAAGTTCGATATTGTCTTCAACAACCAAAATACGACTGCGCTCAAGCATCTGTCTCACCTAAAGATTTGCCCCTATCAACAATGTAGCCTATCTAAAATTATGTCGAATTTATGTCTAATTGATAGTGTTGAGCACAAAAATACAACGTCATCCGATTATTTTTAAATGTCGAATCCACTTCGACTTAAATTCGACAAAGTGAATTTAACAATAGCCCTCGTCAATAGGTGAGGGTTGAATTATGAACACTAAAATTATCGCGCTTGCAGCTCTTCTTGGAGTTTCTACAGCTCAAATATCACTAGCTCAGGCAACCGAGCTAATCGGTCACGTTCAAGGTCTGAACAAACACAGTGTGGTGGCAGAGGTGCCCGGTGTCGTTGAGATGAATAACCTTGAAGTGGGTGACGCCGTAAACCAACAACAAATACTGGCTCAGATAAAAGCCGATGATTTTAAGTTTAGCGTCAATAAGGCTAAAGCCAATCTTGTTCTGGCCGAGGCGGACCTTGCGCTACGAAAAGCAACCTATAACCGCTATCAAGCTCTTATTAAGAAAAACAGCCTGTCAGTGGGGGAATTAGATACGGCAAGAGCGAAGTTTTTGAGTGCCAAAGCCGCGGTTTCGGTTGCTCAAATTGATTACCAACAGTCGCAAGTGGATCTCGAAAACACTCAGATTGAGTCCCTAATTTCGGGTTACATCTCCAACAAACCAACGCAATCAGGGGCTTGGGTGAGCGAGGGAGATTTGCTCTATGAAGTGGTCAACATCGACAAAGTGACTCTGTCGTTTATGGCGAGTGAGTATGACTTAAAGCACTTCACTGTTGGTCAAGAAGTGGTGGTGTGGTCTGAAACCAACCCAGAGATAAAAATGGAATCTAACGTGCAGCGCATTGGTGTCGAGATGCAGAATTTGACCTACCCAGTATTGGTCGAGATCACCAACCAAGGCCATGAGTTTAA is a genomic window of Vibrio crassostreae containing:
- a CDS encoding response regulator transcription factor, yielding MLERSRILVVEDNIELQGIIADFLEVKEAVADYASDGEQGLNLAMQNDFDAIILDVMLPKLDGMQVASKLRQNGITTPILMLTALNGQEDLLSSFNSGADDFVTKPFKFPELEARLSALIKRNKGLVAQKILSYGKVTIDEKTHTASRDKQPLTLTPILFQILRELVKAQGGVVSRESLIYMLWGEDIPDKDVLRSHIYLLRNVLDKPFDFPMLKTIPKHGFQLILSDSESQ
- a CDS encoding sensor histidine kinase; this encodes MRTFSVIALVSSCVVFFVFSLRLVWQEEAQIENHLKSFKGVAEEFYHQLSPEGSLKLSDNVTVYYGKGDFTDQLKKLPPMAIDTVARQYFEVRLSEEHMLIPGVVVYYFTFEDQGQTIPTYITISSFEMDLWDDSWGVLMIISTLLMLSLIVVLRATLKRVFDQLMAPISDLSTQLSKHESDSFKVPERTVDELQMLTSHLNSYSKMKDRLAKQEMMFAKYASHELKTPISIVTGAAELQAMKPNDLAFQTKQRERILGAANGMSATVEVLLSIVKQENSSTDKTLTAINQESIDISKYRGMLAAGVELVLNVEPNTKLNMPLALVNMVLKNYIENAIRFTTQGKITVTINSNTISVSDTGTGLSEDAKTEHGLGLIIVKRIGDSYGWTSMLIDNTHSDSTPNNSGCTAVFERKSH
- a CDS encoding TetR/AcrR family transcriptional regulator is translated as MSRIRQKNQDLIIEVACEQFATHGYAATKMADIAKAADIPKPNVFYYFSSKDKLYNAVLETVTQPLLEASRPIEELSDPVEALSQYIQTKLIISRDHPHASKVFANEVMSGAKVLPKEIGDELYKQSQMILDKFSTWSAQGLMDDVPAHHLMFTIWAATQTYADFGWQICSVMQKKQLDDKDYADAAEFITQLVIKGCGVKGKAE
- a CDS encoding efflux RND transporter periplasmic adaptor subunit; the encoded protein is MNTKIIALAALLGVSTAQISLAQATELIGHVQGLNKHSVVAEVPGVVEMNNLEVGDAVNQQQILAQIKADDFKFSVNKAKANLVLAEADLALRKATYNRYQALIKKNSLSVGELDTARAKFLSAKAAVSVAQIDYQQSQVDLENTQIESLISGYISNKPTQSGAWVSEGDLLYEVVNIDKVTLSFMASEYDLKHFTVGQEVVVWSETNPEIKMESNVQRIGVEMQNLTYPVLVEITNQGHEFKPGMSVYASTDLSIQGITTAQVALDQATSNEGKGQ
- a CDS encoding glycerate kinase type-2 family protein, which translates into the protein MDIDAKQFLQTLFSSAVNQALPKNHIEPFLPQDIFYRSANQAGRTVVIGAGKAAASMAAELEAVWQAKKQQDLALRDLEGLVVTRYEHTAPCEHIEVIEAAHPVPDAMGLEVSQRMLQLVSDLSADDTVICLLSGGGSALLSLPGGDISLAEKQQINKALLKSGAAIDEMNCVRKHLSSIKGGRLAKAAYPARVVSLAISDVPGDDISVIASGPTVPDTTTRFDAMAILERYRIETPPSAFEWLNNPESETVKPDDACWKNAEHHIIATPMSALESAAAEAEGLGIQAYVLSDCIEGEARDVAKVHAALAKQVANHKHPFEAPCVILSGGETTVTVKGNGRGGRNCEFLLSLYNELKGQDNIFALAADTDGIDGVEDNAGAWITPQTWQQGSSLSLKAQDYLDANNSYDFFKQVDVLLTTGPTLTNVNDFRAILIL